In a genomic window of Candidatus Eisenbacteria bacterium:
- a CDS encoding PfkB family carbohydrate kinase, whose amino-acid sequence MKLLRARPPAPDRLVRWVERLKDGVAVVWGDFVLDEYWRCLSRRVSREAPVLILEYLGRSTQGGGAANAALNLAALGMTTRAVGFVGQDPAGRELTEMLSKAGVDCAGLIPLRRASTVVKTRVVAGSVHTALQQVVRVDRGRPFTLDAASRRRLDGALRSAEREARVVLLSDYGYDSVTPALAAPRIRRWRARRVTVALDARYRITDYRGVTLATPNESEASAAAGLAVADDRDLAAVASRLQERMRAAHLVITRGRDGLTVWGRSSGQSLGAFGGHEAVDVTGAGDAVVAVSAAALSAGASALEAAALANVAGAIAVSRRGAVAVSGGDLERALRTGASRRATKVRS is encoded by the coding sequence TTGAAGCTGCTGCGCGCGCGGCCGCCGGCTCCCGATCGGCTCGTGCGGTGGGTCGAGCGGCTGAAGGATGGCGTGGCCGTGGTGTGGGGCGACTTCGTGCTCGACGAATACTGGCGCTGCCTGTCGCGCCGCGTCTCGCGCGAGGCGCCGGTGCTGATCCTCGAATACCTGGGCCGCAGCACGCAGGGCGGAGGCGCCGCCAACGCGGCGCTCAACCTGGCCGCGCTGGGCATGACCACCCGGGCGGTGGGCTTCGTGGGGCAGGATCCGGCGGGTCGCGAGCTGACGGAGATGCTGAGCAAGGCCGGCGTGGACTGCGCGGGCTTGATCCCGCTGCGGCGCGCCTCGACGGTGGTGAAGACGCGCGTCGTCGCCGGCAGCGTCCACACCGCGCTGCAGCAGGTGGTGCGCGTCGATCGCGGCCGGCCTTTCACGCTCGATGCCGCGAGCCGGCGTCGTCTCGACGGCGCGCTGCGGAGCGCCGAGCGGGAGGCGCGCGTCGTGCTCCTCTCCGACTACGGCTACGACTCCGTCACGCCCGCGCTGGCCGCGCCGCGCATCCGGCGATGGCGCGCCCGGCGCGTGACCGTGGCGCTCGATGCTCGCTACCGCATCACGGATTACCGCGGGGTCACCCTCGCCACGCCCAACGAGAGCGAGGCCAGCGCGGCGGCGGGTCTGGCCGTGGCCGACGACCGCGACCTGGCGGCCGTCGCCTCGCGGCTGCAGGAGCGCATGCGCGCCGCGCATCTCGTGATCACGCGCGGACGCGACGGGCTCACGGTGTGGGGAAGGAGCAGCGGCCAGAGTCTCGGCGCCTTTGGGGGGCACGAGGCGGTCGACGTGACCGGCGCGGGAGACGCGGTCGTCGCGGTGAGCGCCGCGGCGCTGTCGGCCGGAGCCTCGGCGCTCGAGGCGGCGGCGCTCGCCAACGTCGCGGGCGCGATCGCGGTGAGCCGGCGTGGGGCCGTGGCGGTGAGCGGCGGCGATCTCGAGCGCGCGCTCCGCACCGGCGCCTCGCGACGCGCCACGAAGGTGCGCTCGTGA